The Arctopsyche grandis isolate Sample6627 chromosome 5, ASM5162203v2, whole genome shotgun sequence genome includes a window with the following:
- the LOC143912363 gene encoding transmembrane protein 183-like, with protein MALGQIVVVKKNVVQVVKLTDDFSLNDYANANVVHSQRNKSVKVMEQSTDDRNWDDNVDDDFDLVEQEDENGCTIVVVQSNCLRKDFSTCIATTDTDSEGNLYPLDIWFLISKFIAPEDVGRFAGICRASLFVSRSAEFWFRLYKKHYKHNCGLPLRLQPVHMHLRYGLRSCVIRSLYYTYAPFTTEIKVQNYSNFYTLKDLLKRRCLSVWCEKFKSGWIFFFKLKFIKRTLDVPRIAENSKRNVLEILDDILANPEIDYKMLKVHCVDSFSFVNPVKGVIINTIFTKVALNMRHNRLHLEFSQSLQDHVNSTSNCSVVLNNVVKMEVLDWWHPNYPDPAELLPNSIMHNSDNSSASFFEST; from the exons ATGGCTTTAGGCCAAATTGTAGTAGTAAAGAAAAATGTGGTGCAAGTTGTCAAATTGACCGATG atttttcaCTAAACGACTATGCAAACGCCAACGTTGTTCATTCTCAAAGAAATAAAAGTGTTAAGGTGATGGAACAATCAACAGATGATCGAAACTGGGATGATAATGTTGATGACGATTTTGATCTTGTGGAACAAGAAGATGAAAATGGTTGCACAATTGTTGTTGTTCAAAGTAACTGTTTGCGTAAAGATTTTTCCACCTGTATTGCTACAACAGACACAGATTCAGAAGGAAATTTATATCCTTTAGATATTTGGTTTCTCATTTCCAAATTTATCGCACCAGAGGATGTGGGAAGATTCGCCGGAATATGCCGAGCTTCATTATTCGTTAGCCGCTCAGCCGAATTTTGGTTTCGCTTATATAAAAAGCATTATAAGCATAATTGTGGTCTACCTTTGAGATTGCAACctgtacatatgcatttaaGATACGGCTTACGCTCGTGCGTTATACGTAGTTTATACTACACTTACGCCCCTTTCACTACGGAAATTAAAGTCCAGAACTACTCTAACTTCTACActttaaaagatttattaaaaCGAAGATGTCTATCAGTTTGGTGTGAAAAGTTTAAAAGTGGGTGGATATTTTTCTTTAAACTCAAATTTATAAAGAGAACACTAGATGTACCAAGGATAGCTGAAAACTCAAAACGAAATGTATTAGAAATATTAGATGACATATTAGCAAATCCAGAAATCGATTATAAGATGTTAAAG GTGCACTGTGTAGACAGTTTTTCATTCGTTAATCCTGTCAAGGGTGtgattataaatacaattttcacaAAAGTTGCTCTTAATATGAGACACAATCGCCTTCATCTAGAATTCAGTCAAAGCCTTCAAGATCATGTCAACTCTACATCAAATTGTTCAGTCGTTTTAAACAATGTTGTCAAAATGGAAGTCCTTGATTGGTGGCACCCTAATTATCCAGATCCAGCAGAATTGTTGCCCAACTCTATTATGCATAATAGTGACAACTCATCAGCAAGTTTTTTTGAAAGCACATAA
- the Noa36 gene encoding zinc finger protein 330 homolog Noa36 codes for MPKKKTGQRKKAEKQRLRQKDIRERRVPLALHPANASMDCDKCHRKQKSRAFCYFCQTIQRLPMCAQCAKVKCMLKSGDCVVKHVGVYTTGLGMVGAICDFCEAWVCHGRKCLTSHACSCPLMDAVCIECERGVWDHGGRVFRCSFCDGFLCEDDQFEHQASCQVLDSEDYKCQSCNRLGQYSCLRCKTCYCDDHVKRKGFKYDKNKPIPCPKCNFETSQTKDLSMSTRNHKFGRQGQAGPDDEEGGDYTGYGYYSGTSNDYSAGPIECYGYAGHTGDSSSNDEESESDSEYSDDESEHSDTESQDSNKEEKDDKTTKK; via the exons ATGCCGAAGAAAAAGACCGGTCAACGCAAAAAAGCGGAGAAGCAGCGTCTTCGCCAAAAAGACATCCGCGAGAGAAGAGTCCCTCTAGCTTTGCATCCGGCCAATGCATCAATGGACTGTGACAAGTGTCACAG gaaacagaaaagCAGAGCCTTCTGTTATTTTTGTCAAACTATTCAAAGATTGCCGATGTGCGCGCAGTGTGCTAAAGTAAAATGTATGCTCAAATCTGGTGATTGTGTTGTTAAACATGTAGGTGTTTATACAACTGGGCTCGGCATGgtg ggAGCCATTTGCGATTTTTGTGAAGCATGGGTTTGTCACGGTAGAAAATGCCTAACGAGTCATGCTTGTAGTTGTCCATTAATGGATGCTGTTTGCATTGAATGTGAAAGag gtGTGTGGGATCATGGAGGCAGAGTTTTCCGATGTTCGTTCTGTGATGGATTCTTATGTGAAGATGATCAATTTGAACATCAAGCTTCGTGTCAAGTATTAGATTCCGAAGATTACAAAT gtCAATCTTGTAATAGACTCGGTCAGTATTCTTGCTTGAGGTGTAAAACGTGCTATTGCGATGATCATGTGAAGAGGAAAggttttaaatatgataaaaacaaACCTATACCTTGTCCCAAGTGTAACTTTGAAACATCACAGACTAAAGATCTCAGCATGTCAA CTCGTAACCATAAGTTTGGACGTCAAGGGCAAGCTGGTCCCGATGACGAGGAAGGAGGTGATTATACCGGATATGGTTATTATTCTGGTACTTCTAATGATTACTCTGCGGGTC CTATTGAATGTTATGGCTATGCAGGACATACTGGAGATAGTTCATCTAATGATGAAGAAAGTGAATCTGATTCCGAGTATTCTGATGATGAATCTGAACATTCCGATACGGAAAGTCAGGATTCTAATAAAGAAGAAAAAGatgataaaactacaaaaaaatga
- the LOC143911842 gene encoding transmembrane protein 183-like produces MSMPNVKIKTKKNLCLSDFSLNDYANANVVHSQRNKSVKVMEQSTDDRNWDDNVDDDIDLVEQEDENGCTIVVVQSNCLRKDFSTCIATTDTDSEGNLYPLDIWFLISKFIAPEDVGRFAGICRATLFVSRSAEFWFRLYKKHYKHNCGLPLRLQPVHMHLRYGLRSCVIRSLYYTYAPFTTEIKVQNYSNFYTPKDLLKRRCLSVWYEKSKSQWIFFFKLKFIKRTLYVPRIAENSKRNVFEILDDILANPEIDCKMLKVHCGSFSDAPPIMGMILNTIFTKVAPNMRHNRLHLGFSQSLQDHVNSTSNCSVVLNNVVKMEVLNWWHPNYPHPAELLPNSIMHNSDNSSASFFEST; encoded by the exons ATGTCAATGCcaaatgttaaaattaaaaccaagaagAATTTGTGCCTTTCAG atttttcaCTAAACGACTATGCAAACGCCAACGTTGTTCATTCTCAAAGAAATAAAAGTGTTAAGGTGATGGAACAATCAACAGATGATCGAAACTGGGATGATAATGTTGATGACGATATTGACCTTGTGGAACAAGAAGATGAAAATGGTTGCACAATTGTTGTTGTTCAAAGTAACTGTTTGCGTAAAGATTTTTCCACCTGTATTGCTACAACAGACACAGATTCAGAAGGAAATTTATATCCTTTAGATATTTGGTTTCTCATTTCCAAATTTATCGCACCAGAGGATGTGGGAAGATTCGCCGGAATATGCCGAGCTACATTATTCGTTAGCCGCTCTGCCGAATTTTGGTTTCGCTTATATAAAAAGCATTATAAGCATAATTGTGGTCTACCTTTGAGATTGCAACctgtacatatgcatttaaGATACGGCTTACGCTCGTGCGTTATACGTAGTTTATACTACACTTACGCCCCTTTCACTACGGAAATTAAAGTCCAGAACTACTCTAACTTCTACACTCCAAAAGATTTATTAAAACGAAGATGTCTATCAGTTTGGTATGAAAAGTCCAAAAGTCAGTGGATATTTTTCTTTAAACTCAAATTTATAAAGAGAACACTATATGTACCAAGGATAGCTGAAAACTCAAAAcgaaatgtatttgaaatattagaTGACATATTAGCAAATCCAGAAATCGATTGTAAGATGTTAAAG GTGCACTGTGGGAGTTTTTCAGATGCTCCTCCCATTATGGGtatgattttaaatacaattttcacaAAAGTTGCTCCTAATATGAGACACAATCGCCTTCATCTAGGATTCAGTCAAAGCCTTCAAGATCATGTCAACTCTACATCAAATTGTTCAGTCGTTTTAAACAATGTTGTCAAAATGGAAGTCCTTAATTGGTGGCACCCTAATTATCCACATCCAGCAGAATTGTTGCCCAACTCTATTATGCATAATAGTGACAACTCATCAGCAAGTTTTTTTGAAAGCACATAA